Below is a window of uncultured Cohaesibacter sp. DNA.
CATGATTGAAACCATAAGGGTAGAAACAAAAATTACAATCAATAGTTGTTATTTTCACAGGAATGCAGTCAGATATGTTGACAAGAGCAGTGCGAGGCAAAGCTTGACGGGAGCTTTTCACACGCGCTACGGGTGAGAAAGCATTGTCACTTTCCCGCAAGCCTGCTGGCTGCTATTAAAAGTTCAATGATTTCGGCAATGGGGTAAGACAGGCATATTTGGGGGTGTTTGTCATTGCTCGAAACAACAGGCCTTTTTCGGAGCATATGCCCAATGGCAAGGATGATATACAAGCTGGCAACCAGACAGCAATGGGATGAGGCAAAGGCAAAGGGTCAGTTCGACGGAGCCCCGGTCGACAAGGCCGACGGCTTCATTCATTTCTCCACCGCAGAACAGGTGGAAGAGACCGCCCGCAAGCATTTCTGCGGCATTGACGCGCTTTTGCTGCTGGCCATTCCGGTTGACAGGCTGGAAGCTTCTGCCGGTCCGCTGAAATGGGAGCCTTCGCGCGGTGGAGCCCTGTTCC
It encodes the following:
- a CDS encoding DUF952 domain-containing protein; its protein translation is MARMIYKLATRQQWDEAKAKGQFDGAPVDKADGFIHFSTAEQVEETARKHFCGIDALLLLAIPVDRLEASAGPLKWEPSRGGALFPHLYDVMPLDAVTEEIALPMDGDGFHQFPQLQQEE